A genomic stretch from Corynebacterium faecale includes:
- a CDS encoding copper-translocating P-type ATPase, whose protein sequence is MSTPHHHGDHTGHEQHDDAATHGQAMPQDHPHSAIDEHHGHGHSDDAGHDHDDDHHVHGHGDHAGHSVAMFRDKFWWTLILSVPVVFFSPMFADIIGYQIPEFPGATWIAPILGTIIFIYGGAPFLKGGVAELKSRQPGMMLLIAMAITVAFVASWVTTLGIGGFYLDFWWELALLVTIMLLGHWMEMRALGSASSALDALAALLPDEAEKIDGDTTRTVPIAELSVDDVVLVRAGGRVPADGTVIDGSAEFDEAMITGESRPVFRDVGAHVVAGTVATDNSVRVRVEAVGTDTALAGIQRMVADAQESSSRAQALADRAAALLFWFALIAALITAVVWSIVGSPDDAVIRTVTVLVIACPHALGLAIPLVIAISTERAAKSGVLIKDRMALERMRTIDIVLFDKTGTLTEGAHAVTGVAPATGTSEGQLLALAAAAEADSEHPVARAIVSAASEHEEASGQPMRATGFTAATGRGVRALVDGTEILVGGPNMLREFNLTIPGELDEQIESWEQRGAGVLHVVRDEQIIGALAVEDKIRPESRAAVQALQARGVKVALITGDASQVANAVGRDLGIDEVFAEVLPQDKDTKVAELQDRGLRVAMVGDGVNDAPALARAEVGIAIGAGTDVAMESAGVVLASDDPRAVLSMIELSKASYAKMVQNLIWASGYNILAVPLAAGVLAPIGFVLSPAVGAILMSASTIVVALNAQLLRRINLDPAHLAPGK, encoded by the coding sequence ATGAGTACCCCACATCATCACGGTGATCACACCGGACATGAACAGCACGACGATGCTGCCACCCACGGCCAGGCCATGCCCCAGGATCACCCCCACTCCGCAATCGACGAGCACCACGGCCACGGGCATAGCGACGATGCCGGCCATGATCACGACGATGATCACCATGTCCACGGCCACGGTGACCACGCCGGCCACAGCGTTGCGATGTTCAGAGATAAATTCTGGTGGACGCTGATTCTCTCCGTGCCGGTCGTGTTCTTCAGCCCGATGTTCGCCGATATCATCGGTTACCAGATCCCCGAGTTTCCGGGTGCCACCTGGATCGCCCCGATACTGGGAACCATCATCTTCATCTACGGCGGAGCCCCGTTTCTCAAAGGCGGGGTCGCCGAGCTGAAATCCCGCCAACCAGGCATGATGCTGCTGATCGCCATGGCCATCACCGTGGCATTCGTCGCGTCCTGGGTGACCACCTTAGGGATTGGCGGGTTCTATCTGGATTTCTGGTGGGAACTGGCGCTGCTGGTGACCATCATGTTGCTGGGCCACTGGATGGAAATGCGGGCCTTGGGCTCAGCATCCTCCGCACTTGACGCCCTGGCGGCTCTTCTACCCGACGAAGCGGAGAAGATCGACGGCGATACCACCAGGACCGTGCCCATCGCCGAATTGTCTGTGGATGATGTTGTTCTGGTACGCGCTGGTGGTCGCGTGCCCGCGGATGGAACCGTGATCGACGGTTCCGCCGAGTTCGACGAAGCAATGATCACCGGCGAATCCCGCCCCGTGTTTCGTGATGTCGGCGCGCATGTGGTCGCCGGAACTGTGGCCACCGACAACTCCGTGCGCGTCCGCGTTGAGGCGGTCGGTACCGACACGGCACTGGCGGGGATCCAGCGTATGGTCGCTGATGCCCAGGAATCCTCCTCCCGCGCCCAGGCACTGGCTGACCGGGCTGCTGCATTATTGTTCTGGTTCGCGCTGATCGCAGCACTGATCACCGCGGTGGTCTGGTCGATTGTCGGCAGCCCGGATGACGCCGTGATCCGGACTGTGACGGTGCTGGTCATTGCCTGCCCGCATGCACTAGGCCTGGCTATCCCGCTGGTCATCGCCATCTCCACGGAACGCGCAGCCAAGTCCGGTGTGCTGATCAAGGACCGGATGGCGCTGGAGCGCATGCGCACCATCGATATCGTGCTTTTTGATAAAACAGGTACCTTGACTGAAGGTGCCCACGCTGTCACCGGCGTGGCACCTGCAACAGGTACCTCGGAAGGCCAGCTGCTGGCTTTGGCCGCTGCAGCTGAGGCTGATAGTGAACACCCCGTGGCCAGGGCCATCGTCTCCGCTGCCAGCGAACACGAAGAAGCCTCCGGCCAGCCGATGCGCGCAACCGGTTTCACCGCGGCCACCGGCCGCGGAGTCCGAGCGCTTGTCGACGGTACTGAAATCCTCGTCGGCGGACCCAACATGTTGCGAGAATTCAATCTCACCATCCCCGGCGAATTGGATGAACAGATTGAATCCTGGGAACAGCGCGGTGCTGGTGTGCTGCATGTCGTCCGGGACGAACAGATCATCGGAGCACTCGCGGTCGAGGACAAGATCCGTCCCGAGTCCCGCGCCGCCGTACAGGCGTTGCAGGCACGAGGTGTCAAGGTTGCGCTGATCACCGGTGATGCCAGCCAGGTCGCTAACGCCGTCGGCAGGGATCTGGGCATTGATGAGGTCTTCGCCGAGGTCCTTCCTCAGGACAAGGACACCAAGGTCGCGGAGCTTCAGGACCGTGGACTGCGTGTGGCGATGGTCGGTGACGGCGTCAATGACGCGCCTGCCCTGGCCCGGGCAGAGGTGGGCATCGCCATCGGTGCCGGCACCGATGTGGCCATGGAATCTGCCGGGGTGGTGCTTGCCAGTGACGATCCCCGAGCAGTCCTATCGATGATCGAACTCTCCAAGGCCAGCTACGCCAAGATGGTCCAGAACCTGATCTGGGCTTCTGGATATAACATCCTCGCCGTTCCCTTAGCTGCCGGAGTACTCGCCCCGATTGGGTTTGTGCTCTCCCCGGCAGTTGGCGCGATCCTGATGTCAGCCTCGACCATCGTGGTTGCCTTAAACGCCCAGCTACTGCGCCGGATCAACCTTGATCCTGCTCATCTGGCTCCTGGCAAGTAG
- a CDS encoding CueP family metal-binding protein has product MKRAAIVLAAISLGLAGCATTESDSAVAGQVGGQDLLVSQGLAGMDAREIIEELDQQALADRPTDFIASVRTDQLILSDQSREMALDLPENLTYISIAPYLNQTHDCFYHSLTTCQGELGNERVHVKITDEASGEVLVNEETTTFDNGFVGFWLPDDAEGIIEVNHQGSTGTVDFSTTDDGATCVTNLRLT; this is encoded by the coding sequence ATGAAACGCGCTGCGATCGTTCTTGCTGCCATCAGCCTCGGCTTGGCGGGATGTGCAACAACCGAATCCGACTCCGCGGTGGCTGGGCAGGTAGGTGGGCAGGATCTTCTGGTTTCCCAAGGCCTGGCCGGAATGGACGCCCGGGAAATCATTGAGGAACTTGATCAACAGGCTCTCGCCGATCGTCCCACTGATTTCATCGCCTCGGTACGCACCGATCAACTCATCCTCTCGGATCAGTCCCGGGAAATGGCCCTGGATTTACCGGAGAATCTGACCTACATATCCATAGCCCCCTACCTGAACCAGACACATGACTGCTTCTATCACAGCCTGACCACCTGCCAGGGTGAACTCGGCAATGAACGGGTCCACGTGAAGATCACAGATGAGGCCTCCGGAGAGGTTCTGGTCAATGAGGAGACAACCACATTCGACAACGGGTTCGTCGGCTTCTGGCTCCCGGATGATGCCGAAGGAATCATTGAAGTAAACCACCAGGGATCTACCGGAACTGTTGACTTCAGCACCACCGACGACGGTGCCACCTGTGTGACCAACCTGCGTCTGACCTGA
- a CDS encoding TlpA family protein disulfide reductase: protein MSRVRPGVITAALAVLTTLTLTACTSGEAAQNAVALGGTFQFHSPGGQTEIFYTEEQRAPLPNFSGQSLMEDGKQINLSDFEGEVVVLNAWGQWCAPCRAEVDDLQIAQDTLEPLGGTVLGINVRDYNQTIAQDFILDNGVTYPSIYDPPFRTAASLGGVPTSVVPTTIILDREHRPAAVFLREVDADDILDVALPLTEEAPQS from the coding sequence ATGTCGAGAGTTCGCCCCGGTGTCATCACCGCAGCACTGGCGGTGCTCACCACCCTGACGCTGACAGCGTGTACTTCCGGAGAGGCAGCACAGAATGCTGTCGCCCTCGGAGGCACATTCCAGTTTCACTCCCCCGGTGGGCAGACCGAGATCTTCTACACCGAGGAGCAACGCGCACCACTGCCGAACTTCTCCGGACAATCTCTCATGGAAGACGGCAAACAGATCAATCTGTCAGATTTTGAGGGCGAGGTTGTTGTCCTCAACGCCTGGGGACAATGGTGTGCGCCCTGCCGCGCAGAAGTTGATGATCTCCAGATCGCCCAGGACACTCTCGAGCCACTCGGTGGCACCGTGCTGGGCATCAACGTCCGTGACTATAACCAGACCATCGCCCAGGATTTTATCCTCGACAACGGCGTAACCTACCCCTCGATCTATGACCCACCCTTCCGCACCGCTGCGTCTTTGGGTGGAGTACCGACTTCTGTGGTCCCGACAACGATCATTCTGGACCGGGAACACCGCCCCGCTGCGGTGTTCCTCCGTGAAGTCGATGCCGATGACATCCTTGACGTTGCACTACCACTAACTGAAGAGGCACCTCAATCATGA
- the ccsB gene encoding c-type cytochrome biogenesis protein CcsB — protein MPVNQTLSTFSDTAFQTAFVIYLLALVLALIYYVKLQGVIDAHRAREKATTRTLVSTAGDNHEVETASGMNVEALSEEEFTRKKNATDKFGGMTQGLVYLGAIVHLVSVILRGLATDRFPLGNMYEYISMISMLSVITAAIVIQRKEWRSFWPWLLLPILVLLFFGGTNLYSVSAPVVPALQSYWLPIHVSTVSLGAAIGMVSGIASLLYLLRIKQPQGKERGFFGAVAKPLPHAQKLDGLAYKSAIITLPVLGLGIVLGAIWAEAAWGRFWGWDPKETASFISWILYAAYLHARATAGWRDHKAAWINILALAVMIFNLFFINLVVSGLHSYAGLN, from the coding sequence ATGCCGGTTAATCAAACCTTGTCCACATTCTCTGACACCGCCTTCCAGACAGCGTTCGTCATCTATCTCCTCGCACTGGTGCTCGCACTGATCTACTACGTGAAGCTCCAGGGAGTCATCGATGCCCACCGTGCACGTGAAAAGGCCACGACCAGAACACTGGTCTCCACCGCTGGCGACAACCATGAGGTGGAGACGGCCAGCGGTATGAACGTCGAGGCCCTCAGCGAAGAAGAATTCACCAGGAAGAAGAACGCCACCGACAAGTTCGGTGGCATGACCCAGGGACTGGTATACCTCGGGGCTATCGTTCACCTGGTTTCGGTGATCCTTCGTGGACTGGCCACCGACCGCTTCCCACTGGGAAATATGTACGAGTACATCTCCATGATCTCTATGCTGTCAGTGATCACCGCAGCGATTGTGATCCAGCGCAAGGAATGGCGCAGTTTTTGGCCGTGGTTGCTGCTTCCCATCCTTGTACTGCTCTTCTTCGGTGGCACCAACCTGTACTCGGTGTCGGCACCAGTGGTCCCGGCACTACAGTCCTACTGGCTTCCCATCCATGTCTCCACAGTCTCACTCGGTGCGGCGATCGGCATGGTCTCCGGTATCGCGTCTCTTCTGTATCTCCTGCGGATCAAACAGCCACAGGGCAAAGAGCGCGGTTTCTTCGGCGCGGTGGCGAAACCCCTGCCCCATGCGCAGAAACTTGACGGGTTGGCGTATAAATCAGCCATCATCACTCTGCCGGTTCTCGGCCTGGGTATTGTTCTCGGGGCGATCTGGGCAGAAGCTGCCTGGGGCCGCTTCTGGGGTTGGGACCCGAAGGAAACAGCCTCCTTCATCTCCTGGATCCTGTACGCCGCCTATCTGCATGCACGGGCCACGGCAGGTTGGCGTGACCACAAGGCTGCGTGGATCAATATCCTGGCGCTAGCTGTGATGATCTTCAACCTGTTCTTCATCAACCTGGTCGTGTCTGGCCTGCATTCCTACGCTGGACTGAACTAA
- a CDS encoding sensor histidine kinase, translating into MTQGANLTLRFLVAQAVVVVISLLSAVAVASLVGPPLFHDHLLMADRADELRHVEQAYQDAGLITLAVAVPIAFGSALLASFWLARKIQTPLRGLTRAATAVAGGNYDVKVPTGDAGPEVTTLAVAFNTMADRLAHTEEVRRQLLSDLAHEMGTPVSVLTVYLDGLQDEIVEWSPETQTVMSEQLQRLTRLIEDLDDVSRAQEDRIELDSTELPLGELIHSSATAAQEAYATKGVSLQAVPVTTPVSIFVDRQRFGQVMGNLLSNALRHTPAGGQVTISARRQGAGTVLIDVADNGEGLTSDQLGHIFERFYRGDAARNRDHGGSGIGLTISKALVEAHGGTLTASSAGSGFGTTLTIRLPLSTPSTSIPAVGGHPQGTSRPNP; encoded by the coding sequence ATGACCCAGGGAGCGAATCTGACCCTCCGGTTTCTTGTGGCCCAGGCTGTGGTTGTGGTCATCAGCCTGTTGTCCGCAGTGGCTGTGGCATCGCTGGTGGGCCCACCGTTGTTCCATGATCACCTTTTGATGGCTGATCGCGCGGATGAGCTGCGCCATGTTGAGCAGGCATATCAGGATGCGGGGTTGATCACCCTGGCTGTGGCGGTCCCGATTGCATTCGGGTCTGCGCTGTTGGCCAGCTTCTGGCTTGCCCGGAAGATCCAGACACCCCTGCGTGGTCTGACCAGGGCTGCGACTGCGGTCGCCGGAGGAAACTATGACGTGAAGGTGCCCACCGGTGATGCGGGTCCAGAGGTGACGACACTGGCCGTGGCGTTCAATACGATGGCTGATCGCTTGGCACACACCGAAGAGGTGCGACGCCAGTTGTTATCTGACCTTGCGCATGAAATGGGCACTCCCGTGTCTGTGCTCACGGTTTACCTTGACGGTCTGCAGGATGAGATTGTCGAGTGGAGCCCGGAGACTCAGACGGTGATGTCTGAACAGCTTCAGCGACTGACCCGGTTGATTGAGGACCTCGATGACGTCTCCCGCGCCCAGGAAGACCGCATCGAACTGGACAGTACCGAACTGCCGCTGGGTGAACTGATTCACTCGAGTGCCACTGCGGCTCAGGAGGCGTATGCAACGAAAGGGGTAAGCCTGCAGGCGGTTCCTGTCACCACTCCGGTGTCGATATTTGTAGACCGCCAGCGATTCGGCCAGGTCATGGGGAATCTGCTCTCCAATGCGTTGCGCCATACCCCTGCTGGTGGGCAGGTCACTATCAGCGCACGTCGACAAGGTGCAGGAACGGTGTTGATTGATGTAGCGGATAACGGGGAAGGGTTGACCAGCGACCAGCTGGGGCACATCTTCGAAAGATTTTACCGGGGTGATGCTGCCCGAAACAGGGATCACGGTGGTTCTGGGATTGGTCTGACGATCTCCAAGGCACTGGTCGAAGCCCACGGTGGAACCCTCACCGCTTCATCGGCGGGATCGGGATTCGGGACGACGCTGACGATCCGCCTCCCGCTTTCCACACCGTCGACAAGCATCCCCGCCGTCGGCGGGCATCCGCAAGGTACCTCGAGGCCCAACCCCTAG
- the recX gene encoding recombination regulator RecX — MNNHQKTTAAKTAVASQAEKLEKLRSALEEFTKRQEAGEGGSLFDHEAEEKKAEVRRRALLLLDQRARSKAELRQRLTSLEFDPVVIDEVIADLTRAKLLDDEDFAREWVRQRAQRRGKSARALDRELQDKGVDSHTRMVALEQIDADDERETARVVAQKKARSETRIPADRAEYDKALRRVVGALARRGFPSALSMELSREALDERLEELKSS; from the coding sequence ATGAACAACCACCAGAAAACCACCGCAGCCAAGACGGCAGTAGCCAGCCAGGCTGAAAAACTCGAGAAGCTCCGATCTGCGCTGGAGGAGTTCACCAAGCGGCAGGAGGCTGGTGAGGGTGGTTCACTCTTCGACCATGAAGCGGAGGAGAAGAAGGCGGAAGTCCGCCGGCGCGCTTTATTGCTCTTGGACCAACGGGCCCGTTCCAAGGCGGAGCTCCGACAGCGACTCACGTCCCTCGAGTTCGATCCAGTTGTCATCGATGAAGTTATCGCGGATCTCACCCGGGCCAAACTCCTGGATGATGAGGACTTTGCCCGGGAGTGGGTCCGCCAGCGTGCCCAGCGCAGAGGGAAATCCGCACGCGCCCTTGACCGGGAGCTTCAGGACAAGGGTGTTGATTCGCACACTCGCATGGTCGCCCTCGAACAAATTGATGCCGATGATGAACGCGAAACAGCGCGAGTCGTCGCCCAGAAGAAAGCCCGCAGTGAAACCCGGATCCCAGCAGACCGTGCGGAATATGACAAAGCTCTGCGACGCGTCGTCGGTGCTCTCGCGCGTCGTGGTTTTCCCTCAGCCCTGTCCATGGAACTGTCACGGGAGGCCCTGGATGAGCGTCTTGAGGAGCTGAAATCCTCCTGA
- a CDS encoding response regulator transcription factor — MSEYTKTPQDSVGRVLVVDDEQALAQMIESYLVRAGFEATQAHNGLHAVELAREWAPDVVVLDLGLPGLDGMEVCRRIREFSDCYILMLTARSNEDDKIAGLTTGADDYITKPFSIRELVTRIRAVLRRPRVSTSGTGMSSVRVFGELVVDSQAHEARVSGSQVALTRTEFAILSALATNPGQVLTRQELITDVWDTSWIGDERIIDVHIGNVRRKLDVDGTGQGYIDTVRGVGYRMARS, encoded by the coding sequence ATGAGTGAGTACACAAAGACACCCCAGGACTCGGTCGGAAGGGTGTTGGTCGTAGATGATGAACAAGCCCTGGCCCAGATGATTGAGAGTTATCTGGTGCGGGCAGGTTTTGAGGCCACCCAGGCCCATAACGGTCTCCATGCGGTGGAGCTGGCGCGTGAATGGGCGCCGGATGTGGTGGTGCTCGATCTGGGGCTGCCCGGCCTGGATGGAATGGAGGTCTGCAGGCGGATCAGGGAATTCTCGGATTGTTATATTCTCATGCTCACTGCGCGAAGCAATGAGGATGACAAAATAGCGGGGTTGACCACGGGTGCTGATGATTACATCACAAAGCCCTTCAGCATCCGTGAGCTGGTTACCCGCATCCGGGCGGTGCTCCGGCGCCCACGTGTCTCCACCAGTGGAACCGGGATGAGTTCTGTCAGGGTGTTCGGGGAACTCGTGGTGGATTCGCAGGCTCATGAGGCACGGGTCAGTGGTTCCCAGGTCGCTCTCACCCGCACGGAGTTTGCGATTCTGTCAGCCCTGGCCACCAATCCAGGTCAGGTTCTCACCCGGCAGGAACTCATCACTGATGTCTGGGATACCTCCTGGATAGGGGATGAACGCATCATTGATGTCCATATCGGCAATGTGCGCCGCAAGCTGGATGTTGATGGCACCGGCCAGGGATATATCGATACCGTCCGTGGAGTTGGCTACCGAATGGCGCGGTCATGA
- a CDS encoding cytochrome c biogenesis CcdA family protein — protein MTIDVMAQLSIGQQFADVAASGPLLLGIFAAAAAGLISFASPCVVPLVPGYMSYLASVVGGEVEYDSQYGSVVTKKRQWAVAGAAGLFILGFTVVFVLATVTVFGAISLLTLNADTLMRIGGVITILMGLAFMGMVPALQRDTRMAPKKWSTWLGAPLLGGVFALGWTPCLGPTLAAIISVSAGTEGMTAARGVILIIGYCLGLGLPFLLMAFGSAKAMRTFGWLGKHSRKIQLFGGALMVLVGVALASGAWAHFINWVRQWTVEYGATLI, from the coding sequence ATGACCATTGATGTGATGGCCCAGTTATCCATCGGTCAGCAGTTCGCCGATGTTGCAGCCTCTGGTCCCCTGCTTCTCGGAATCTTTGCTGCTGCAGCCGCCGGTCTCATTTCCTTTGCTTCCCCCTGTGTAGTTCCCCTCGTGCCCGGTTACATGTCCTACCTGGCCAGTGTGGTGGGAGGTGAGGTGGAATACGACTCCCAATACGGTTCCGTGGTGACGAAGAAGCGCCAATGGGCAGTGGCCGGCGCAGCAGGTCTTTTCATCCTCGGCTTCACTGTCGTTTTTGTGCTGGCCACCGTCACCGTTTTCGGAGCAATCAGCCTGCTCACCCTCAATGCCGACACTCTCATGCGCATTGGCGGAGTGATCACCATCCTCATGGGCCTAGCTTTCATGGGGATGGTCCCCGCCCTGCAACGCGACACCAGGATGGCCCCGAAGAAATGGTCCACCTGGCTCGGTGCGCCCCTACTCGGAGGGGTCTTCGCATTGGGATGGACACCATGCCTGGGACCAACGCTTGCCGCAATCATCTCTGTTTCAGCCGGCACCGAAGGGATGACCGCCGCGCGCGGTGTCATTCTCATCATCGGTTACTGCCTGGGATTGGGCCTGCCCTTCCTGCTCATGGCATTCGGCTCCGCCAAGGCGATGCGCACCTTTGGTTGGTTAGGGAAACACTCCCGCAAGATCCAACTCTTCGGTGGAGCACTGATGGTTCTGGTCGGTGTCGCACTGGCCAGCGGAGCGTGGGCCCACTTCATCAACTGGGTTCGCCAGTGGACCGTGGAGTACGGCGCCACCCTGATCTGA
- a CDS encoding cytochrome c biogenesis protein ResB, whose amino-acid sequence MITLIRTFWTYLKKAWRWLTSMRTALALLFILAIAAIPGTVLPQRSLNAGNVADYIANNGRIAEFYDQLQLFDVFESTWFNSIFMLLTISLIGCILPRSWEHYKALKTPPTRAPKRLERLPFHARGTVDKPLEHVTHDAHQLLKRWKVSEYQPDQDRAGKFSLSAERGYARELANLVFHLSLVGMLATIAAGRMVYYEGMVIIVTESGNYDTPPVEQSTEFCNTSTANFDSFRAGPVFDGTGLNTFCFDAHDFSADYLRNGQAEMFTSNISYAVGEDIHRSKEEWTDYQLQVNHPLRLAGDRVYLMGHGYAPTFTVTWPNGETRTQTIQFGPDDPTFFLSSGVMRFDPPAGMYPEIYERRQHQIALQGLFAPTAAWGGDSGELLTSAFPAMRDPAVAIDIYRGDAGLDTGRAQSIFELDPTLIASGQLQKIERVNLEQGDDVTLDDGTTIRFDGASEFANFQISYDPFQPWVLVTTGVMLISLVSSLLIKRRRVWIRLHPGPTDNTTTVEIAGLARTDNAGGGQEFEKLHRALFNLPDPDDVAEQTEDDSWFAQSGLKN is encoded by the coding sequence ATGATTACCCTGATACGCACCTTCTGGACGTATCTCAAAAAGGCTTGGCGATGGTTGACCAGCATGCGCACCGCGCTGGCCCTGCTGTTCATCCTGGCTATCGCGGCAATTCCCGGTACTGTGCTGCCCCAGCGCAGCCTCAATGCAGGAAATGTCGCAGATTACATCGCCAACAACGGTCGAATCGCTGAATTCTACGATCAACTCCAACTCTTCGACGTTTTCGAATCAACCTGGTTCAATTCAATTTTCATGCTCCTGACGATTTCTCTCATCGGTTGCATCCTGCCCCGCTCCTGGGAGCACTACAAGGCGCTGAAAACTCCGCCGACCCGCGCTCCGAAGCGTCTTGAACGGCTCCCATTTCATGCGAGGGGCACCGTCGACAAGCCACTGGAACACGTCACGCATGATGCACACCAGCTGCTCAAACGGTGGAAAGTGTCCGAGTACCAGCCCGACCAGGATCGGGCCGGTAAATTCTCCCTCTCCGCGGAACGTGGGTACGCCCGGGAACTGGCGAACCTCGTGTTTCACCTCAGCCTCGTGGGCATGCTCGCAACGATCGCTGCCGGCCGGATGGTCTACTACGAGGGCATGGTCATCATTGTCACCGAATCAGGTAACTACGACACCCCACCTGTTGAACAGAGCACCGAGTTCTGTAATACCTCCACCGCCAACTTCGACTCCTTCCGGGCAGGTCCCGTTTTCGATGGGACAGGATTGAATACCTTCTGCTTTGACGCCCATGATTTTTCTGCAGACTACCTTCGCAACGGCCAGGCGGAGATGTTCACCTCCAATATCTCCTATGCCGTGGGCGAGGATATTCACCGATCTAAGGAGGAGTGGACGGATTATCAACTACAGGTAAACCATCCTCTGCGGCTGGCCGGTGACCGCGTGTATCTGATGGGACACGGGTACGCCCCAACGTTCACCGTGACCTGGCCCAACGGAGAAACCCGTACTCAAACCATCCAGTTCGGACCCGACGACCCGACATTCTTCCTCTCATCTGGGGTGATGCGATTTGATCCACCGGCTGGAATGTATCCCGAAATCTACGAGCGCCGCCAGCACCAGATTGCACTCCAAGGTCTCTTTGCCCCCACTGCGGCATGGGGTGGGGACAGCGGTGAATTACTGACATCAGCCTTCCCTGCCATGCGTGATCCCGCGGTGGCCATTGATATCTACCGTGGAGATGCCGGCCTGGATACCGGGCGCGCCCAGTCCATCTTTGAACTCGACCCCACGCTGATCGCCAGCGGGCAGTTACAGAAGATAGAACGAGTAAATCTTGAACAGGGCGATGATGTCACGCTTGATGACGGAACCACCATCAGGTTCGACGGAGCCAGTGAATTTGCCAACTTCCAGATCAGCTACGACCCCTTCCAACCGTGGGTACTGGTGACCACAGGGGTCATGCTCATCTCGTTGGTCAGCTCCCTGTTGATCAAGCGTCGTCGTGTCTGGATTCGACTCCACCCCGGTCCCACGGACAACACCACCACCGTGGAGATCGCCGGCCTGGCGCGAACCGATAACGCCGGTGGAGGACAGGAGTTCGAGAAACTCCACCGCGCACTATTCAACCTGCCCGACCCCGATGATGTGGCGGAACAAACCGAGGATGACTCCTGGTTTGCCCAGTCTGGGTTGAAAAACTGA
- a CDS encoding heavy-metal-associated domain-containing protein — MTTLLPLTSTQPTGCGCCGPAGSDAASAPRNEAAAESMTRYRVSGLSCTGCVNTVTAALWEVPQVTSVDSELIKGGVSTITVTGTASRKTITQAIEQAGYAIAPS, encoded by the coding sequence ATGACCACCCTGCTGCCATTGACCTCCACCCAGCCCACTGGCTGCGGGTGCTGCGGTCCTGCCGGATCGGATGCAGCTTCTGCCCCCAGAAATGAGGCGGCCGCTGAATCCATGACCCGATATCGAGTATCTGGTTTGTCCTGCACCGGGTGTGTCAACACTGTCACCGCCGCCCTCTGGGAGGTGCCCCAGGTCACTTCGGTTGATAGTGAACTGATCAAGGGTGGTGTCTCCACGATCACCGTGACCGGAACCGCATCCCGGAAAACCATCACACAGGCCATTGAACAAGCCGGCTATGCCATCGCCCCTTCCTGA